In Cryptomeria japonica chromosome 5, Sugi_1.0, whole genome shotgun sequence, the genomic window ATGAGATTGACACCCTCAAATTGGGGGTCAAAGAAATTATTGACATTTTCACCACCTCCCCTGAGCCTAGCAAGTCGGAGAAACTTTTGATCTTGACTCAAAAACTTTCCCAAAATGTTGAGGTGATGAAGTGCACTGATGAGCAAAGGATCGATAAGGTTGAACAATCCATGACTGAGATCAATAAAAATCTCAAAAATCTAGTCGAtattagtaaagaagccatgaacaacaacatCAAGGGTCTCGAGAAGATCAATGTCATGGTAGCTAACTATAGAACCTACCACAGTGATTAGGTTAAAGATCTTGGTGGAGATGATATGGTCGCTGGTGACTGCAAAACTAGTGGACCCAGTTCTAGAACTAGGAGCAGAAGCTGTAACAAAggcacctccagattcatcatggaggagcttgaggaaatcaataGGATTTCCATTCGAAAGAATACAGATTTGGTGCTCTCTCTAAACTAAGAGATTTTTATTTTGTTATGACTTTCTTTCCTGCATTTCCTCTATTTTTGTCTCTACTCGGGGTTGTTCCCctgttttgttgtttttttttgtcGGGTTTGTTGTTGGCTGGctattgtaaaactttaggttttggttccttgtaaaacccgtttatctttatcaaaaacatgaaTATGTTGAAACCTTGACAAAATATTTTACATTTTGATCACCTACGCGTTATAAAATCAACCAGAAGAAAAGTATATTTGTGCTATCCAAATCCATTGCTTGTAAATTTGTAATAATGTAAACTAGCACATTAAAAAATATCGATCACCATTACTATGTGTCTTCACCCTTAATTGAGACCACTTTCCTTCCCCACTATTCACATTTCATTTCCTATATTATTTTAAGGATATCGTTTGTGTAggttaataattttaatttttttaatttttttttgggggaGATATTCAGGTTTTATTTGATGAATTTTATATGTTTATAATCAGCATTTTTAAAGGAAGTGACATGTTTCTTTTTGtactttttgataaaaaaaaatttacaaaacatGAGTTTTAGAGGATTGATTAGTTTTTTCACTACTAAATCTTGAGTTATGATTGCTATCGATTAAGTTATTTGAAAggaaaaatttatatattaaaataaatttattttatgtgaaataaataaaatagattCACACTGAATATCTGTATATTCTAAACAATTTTTGGAATTCTTTTAACTTCTTTAAAACGATTTTGTTGGATCTATgtgttcatttcttttcatgttaaAGCCTATTAATTTAATGATTGATTCTGATTTAAATGATAAACTTTTAGAAAATCTTAGAACTTTAATAATGTTTAAATTTTCCTTTATGATTTTTCTTTCTCTCATTCTTCAGTAAACAAACTTATTCCATAtcagagaaaaataataaaatttttacTTTttataacaatgataaaaaatacattcATGTCAACGAATATCTTACAGCCCAACTTATTTAGTGACAATTACAATAGATAGACATTACTGATACCAGCATTAATACCATATTCTACGCTAAGAATACGAATGAATAAAATGGCAGTGCTATTTCGTGAATATGGCCTGGAATTAATATAATTACCAGGTGGGTCATAATTGCAGGTCATGAACGTATCACCACTGTTACATTTGATTACAGCACAACCGACGCTAGTGGTGGTACGCCAAACAATCTGAGTGTAGTGAGAGCAGTCAGGGCCTGTGCAAGTGTTATTGGAATAAATATACCACTTCTTTTCATCCACCCACGCTTTTACTGCTTGCTGAGGTGTCCAATGTCTGCCACTACCCCAGAATATGTTTTCACCGTAGGGCGATCCTTCTGAATGTTGAAGAAGGCAATCGCCCCTTCTCTCTCTCGCATAATTACGAGCATAAGTGGTAAGCTTGGGGCTCCATGAAAGCGGGGGAACCCCAACTTCCTTTCTGGCCTCATTATGTGGAACCAAGAACGCCTCTACAACCTTTGAACTTCTGCTCATACCCTCCACACACCTTAACACTACCAAGAGGATGAGTACCTGCCAAAATCTAGACATGTTGTAATGAGGCGCTCAAAATACTTGTATTCAATCCACCAGCTAGGGATGTGATGAAAGTTGTGGTTTCTGTGTGCCTATGAGTGGAACAAATCTCTCTTAAATACTATTGTGATCACGGCTAGGGGATATATAAAAAAGAATGTACTAGTAATACTCAATCTTTAAAACGTGTTGCCAATCTAACTCTATCTTAAATACAATGATCATGGCGGCTACCGTCTTCCTACTATATGATAGGATATGCTTGTAGTACTCAACACTTCAATGCTTATGCGAAGCCAAGAGCTGTTAAAATTACTGGAACAACTCTTCTTAAGTAGAACTATGTCGTCTCGCTATACGATGACCGATGAATTACAAGGAAAAAAAGTACTGCTAATACTTACCTTTCAAAACGTGCGACAACGCCAATAATTCCCATGATCCTTATCACTTTTGACCTTTGATGGCTTCGTCCATACGAATGATCCAGTCATTGAACTAGTTTCTTCTTCTCCCTCCACGTCGGTAGCTTTACTaacatttttgtttttttct contains:
- the LOC131876019 gene encoding pathogenesis-related protein PR-1-like, with protein sequence MSRSSKVVEAFLVPHNEARKEVGVPPLSWSPKLTTYARNYARERRGDCLLQHSEGSPYGENIFWGSGRHWTPQQAVKAWVDEKKWYIYSNNTCTGPDCSHYTQIVWRTTTSVGCAVIKCNSGDTFMTCNYDPPGNYINSRPYSRNSTAILFIRILSVEYGINAGISNVYLLNDIKQGQFKGDFFQNSGRILGNGRNRARRAGKILSCRVKEKQLGGNKMSLNRATNAARHRDKTTNRRRVFHNKLIQQIYQTLVEWAVSPILNAYLQRGE